The Impatiens glandulifera chromosome 3, dImpGla2.1, whole genome shotgun sequence genome contains a region encoding:
- the LOC124932983 gene encoding coatomer subunit alpha-1-like, with translation MLTKFETKSNRVKGLSFHSKRPWILASLHSGVIQLWDYRMGTLIDRFEEHDGPVRGVHFHKSQPLFVSGGDDYKIKVWNYKLHRCLFTLLGHLDYIRTVQFHHEYPWVVSASDDQTIRIWNWQSRTCISVLTGHNHYVMCASFHPKEDLVVSASLDQTIRVWDIGALRKKTVSPADDILRLTQMNSDLFGGVDAVVKYVLEGHDRGVNWASFHPSLPLIVSGADDRQVKLWRMNDTKAWEVDTLRGHMNNVSCVMFHAKQDIIVSNSEDKSIRIWDVTKRTVVHTCRRENDRFWILVAHPETNLLAAGHDNGMIVFKLERERPAFSVSGDIMFYTKERFLRCYEFSTQKDTQVIAIRRPGSTTLNQGPRTLSYSPTENTVLICSEADGGSYELYIVPKDSIGRVDTAQEAKKGSGGSAVFMARNRFAVLDKCNNQVLVKNLKNEVVKKSSIPVAADAIFYAGTGNLLCRAEDKVVIFDLQQRLVIGELQTPFVKYIVWSNDMENVALLSKKSIVIASKKLVHQCTLQESIRVKSGAWDDNGVFIYTTLNHMKYCLPNGDCGIIKTLDVPIYITKVLGNKIFCLDRDGKNRIITVDSTEYIFKLSLMRKKYDHVMSMIRNSQLCGQAMIAYLQHKGFPEVALHFVKDERTRFNLALESGNIQIAVASAKEIDEKEHWYRLGVEALRQGNAGIVEYAYQRTKNFERLSFLYLITGNTEKLTKMLKIAEVKNDVMGQFHNALYLGDVRERVKILENVGHLPLAYVTASTHGLHDVAERIAAELGDSVPRLPEGKDGPSLLMPPSPLLSGGDWPLLRVMKGIFEGGLDNIGKAGHEEEDEMEDADWGEALDIITDVDGDDLEAILNHGEDDEEDEERGWDLEDLELPPEADSTPRATSAGVSSRSLFVAPSPGTPVSQIWTQKSSLAAEHAAAGNFDTAMRLLSRQLCIKNFAPLRQMFLDLHSGSHTYLRALSSSPVILLALERGINESSSSSRAPPAPILNFSQLEEKLKAGYAATKSGKFVEAVRLFTYILHAIPLIVVDSRRGVDEVKELVVIAKEYVLALKMEIKRKDMKEDPIRQQELAAYFTNCNLQTPHMRLALQNAMNICFRGKNLATAAHFARRLLETNPTNESQAKSARQVLQASERNMTDVVQLKYDFRNPFVVCGANYVPIYRGQKDVVCPYCGSRFLPSEEGNLCSVCDIAIVGGDASGLLCSPSQVR, from the exons ATGTTGACGAAATTCGAGACTAAGAGCAATCGAGTGAAGGGACTGAGTTTCCACAGCAAGAGGCCATGGATCCTAGCGAGTTTACACAGCGGTGTGATCCAGCTCTGGGATTATCGGATGGGGACTCTCATTGATAGATTTGAAGAACATGATGGCCCTGTTCGCGGCGTTCATTTCCACAAATCTCAACCGCTTTTTGTCTCTGGAG GTGATGATTACAAGATTAAGGTCTGGAACTACAAACTTCATAGATGTCTTTTTACCCTTCTTGGACATCTTGATTATATTCGAACAGTTCAGTTCCATCATGAGTATCCTTGGGTTGTGAGTGCAAGCGATGACCAAACTATTAGAATTTGGAATTGGCAGTCTAGGACTTGTATTTCTGTGCTGACCGGACACAATCATTATGTGATGTGTGCTTCCTTTCATCCCAAAGAAGATCTTGTTGTGTCAGCATCATTGGACCAGACAATACGTGTTTGGGACATTGGTGCCCTCAGGAAGAAGACAGTCTCACCTGCGGATGACATTTTGAGATTGACTCAGATGAATTCTGATCTTTTTGGTGGGGTTGATGCTGTTGTTAAGTATGTCTTGGAAGGTCATGACCGTGGAGTCAATTGGGCTTCATTTCATCCATCCCTTCCACTTATAGTGTCTGGAGCAGATGACCGTCAGGTGAAGCTGTGGCGCATGAATG ACACCAAGGCTTGGGAAGTGGACACACTTAGAGGGCACATGAACAATGTTTCATGTGTCATGTTTCACGCCAAACAGGACATAATCGTTTCGAACTCAGAAGACAAGAGTATTCGTATTTGGGATGTAACCAAGAGGACTGTCGTTCATACTTGTCGTCGTGAGAATGACCGTTTCTGGATTCTTGTTGCTCACCCCGAAACGAATCTGTTGGCTGCTGGCCACGACAATGGTATGATTGTATTCAAGTTAGAAAGAGAAAGGCCCGCCTTCTCCGTGAGCGGAGACATAATGTTCTACACAAAAGAACGTTTCCTACGGTGCTACGAGTTCTCAACTCAAAAAGATACACAAGTTATCGCGATTAGACGCCCTGGCTCTACAACCCTTAACCAAGGACCTAGAACTTTGTCATATAGTCCTACAGAAAACACTGTTCTCATCTGTTCTGAAGCTGACGGTGGCTCTTACGAGCTCTACATTGTGCCGAAAGATAGTATAGGCAGAGTTGATACTGCACAAGAGGCTAAAAAGGGCTCGGGTGGATCAGCTGTATTCATGGCCAGAAATCGGTTTGCTGTTCTTGACAAATGTAACAACCAAGTCTTGGTCAAGAATTTGAAGAACGAGGTTGTCAAGAAAAGCAGTATCCCAGTTGCTGCGGATGCCATATTCTACGCCGGAACTGGGAACTTGCTTTGTAGAGCAGAGGATAAGGTAGTTATATTTGATTTGCAACAGAGACTCGTCATCGGTGAACTACAGACTCCATTTGTTAAATACATTGTTTGGTCGAACGATATGGAGAATGTCGCCTTGCTCAGCAAAAAATCTATTGTCATTGCCAGCAAGAAACTGGTGCATCAGTGCACACTTCAGGAGTCTATCCGTGTTAAGAGTGGAGCTTGGGACGATAATGGTGTTTTCATATATACAACGTTGAATCATATGAAATATTGCCTTCCAAATGGAGACTGTGGAATAATAAAGACTCTTGATGTCCCTATATACATCACAAAGGTCTTGGGAAATAAGATCTTTTGCTTGGACAGGGATGGAAAGAATAGAATTATAACAGTGGATTCAACTGAATATATCTTCAAGTTGTCTTTGATGAGGAAGAAATATGACCATGTTATGAGCATGATAAGAAACTCCCAGCTCTGTGGTCAGGCTATGATTGCTTATTTGCAGCACAAGGGATTTCCTGAAGTGGCTCTTCATTTTGTCAAGGACGAAAGAACCCGTTTCAATCTGGCTCTTGAGAGTGGAAACATTCAAATTGCCGTTGCTTCTGCCAAGGAGATCGATGAAAAGGAACATTGGTATAGGCTTGGAGTGGAGGCTCTTCGACAAGGAAACGCCGGAATCGTCGAGTACGCCTATCAGAGGACGAAGAACTTCGAGaggttatcttttctttacCTTATTACTGGAAACACGGAAAAACTAACGAAAATGCTAAAAATCGCTGAAGTGAAGAACGACGTTATGGGTCAGTTTCATAACGCTTTATATCTCGGCGATGTTCGAGAACGCGTCAAGATTTTGGAGAACGTCGGCCATTTACCTCTAGCTTATGTCACCGCTTCGACCCACGGCCTCCATGACGTCGCCGAACGGATTGCTGCTGAGTTAGGAGATAGCGTTCCTCGTTTGCCCGAAGGAAAGGACGGGCCTTCGCTTTTGATGCCGCCGTCACCTTTATTGAGCGGCGGAGATTGGCCTCTCTTGAGAGTCATGAAAGGTATATTTGAAGGTGGTTTGGATAATATTGGTAAGGCTGGtcacgaagaagaagatgagatgGAGGATGCTGACTGGGGGGAAGCGTTGGACATTATTACTGATGTGGATGGTGATGATCTTGAAGCAATTTTGAACCACGGGGAGGACGATGAAGAAGACGAGGAAAGAGGATGGGACCTTGAAGATCTTGAACTTCCTCCGGAGGCTGATTCCACCCCGAGGGCGACTTCTGCGGGTGTGAGTTCTCGTTCGTTATTTGTTGCTCCCAGTCCTGGAACTCCGGTAAGCCAAATCTGGACGCAGAAATCTTCTCTCGCGGCTGAGCACGCGGCTGCCGGAAACTTTGATACTGCAATGCGGTTGTTGAGCCGGCAGTTGTGTATAAAGAATTTCGCACCTTTGAGGCAAATGTTTCTTGATCTGCATTCCGGTAGCCACACTTACTTACGTGCattatcgtcttctccggtGATATTGCTGGCACTTGAGCGTGGAATCAacgagtcttcttcttcttctagggCTCCCCCAGCGCCTATACTCAACTTCTCTCAGTTAGAAGAGAAACTGAAAGCAGGTTACGCAGCCACTAAATCCGGAAAATTCGTGGAGGCTGTTCGTCTTTTCACATATATCCTTCATGCGATTCCTTTGATTGTGGTTGATTCGAGAAGGGGGGTTGACGAAGTTAAGGAGTTAGTAGTTATAGCCAAAGAGTATGTGCTGGCTCTGAAAATGGAGATCAAGAGGAAGGATATGAAGGAGGACCCAATCCGACAACAGGAGCTGGCCGCCTATTTCACAAACTGTAACCTTCAGACTCCGCACATGAGACTGGCGTTACAAAACGCGATGAACATTTGCTTCAGAGGTAAGAATCTGGCGACGGCGGCGCATTTTGCGAGGCGGCTTTTGGAGACGAACCCGACTAACGAAAGCCAGGCGAAGTCTGCGAGACAGGTTCTTCAGGCTTCGGAGAGAAACATGACGGACGTCGTGCAGCTGAAGTACGACTTCAGAAATCCGTTTGTTGTTTGCGGGGCGAATTACGTTCCTATTTACCGTGGACAGAAAGATGTCGTGTGCCCGTATTGTGGATCCCGATTCTTGCCAAGCGAGGAAGGAAATCTTTGCAGTGTTTGTGATATTGCCATTGTGGGTGGTGATGCTTCAGGGCTGCTCTGTTCTCCTTCCCAGGtcagatag
- the LOC124928764 gene encoding protein SHI RELATED SEQUENCE 1-like has product MMIRGGSSSSSSSSSRCQECGNQSKKDCEYMRCRTCCKSRGFQCATHIKSTWIPLSLRRPRQPNFFQHSNLETQQSALPVPKRTKPFNLSSSTNSSGTGMQSGDQFPAEANLMATFRCVRMMSSEDNVVEQCAYQTAVNIGGHVFKGVLYDQGPSDNDQQHHDHDHHPDRDRDRDRDRDPDHQPRNHAAPGCYNIADPW; this is encoded by the exons ATGATGATTAGAGGAggaagcagcagcagcagcagttCTTCATCAAGATGTCAAGAATGTGGGAATCAGTCTAAGAAAGACTGTGAATATATGAGATGTCGAACTTGTTGCAAAAGCAGAGGTTTTCAATGCGCAACTCATATCAAAAGCACTTGGATCCCTCTCTCTCTCCGCCGTCCACGGCAGCCCAACTTCTTTCAACATTCGAACCTTGAAACCCAACAATCTGCACTTCCCGTCCCTAAAAGAACCAAACCCTTCAATCTATCTTCTTCCACTAATTCCTCAG GAACAGGGATGCAAAGTGGGGATCAATTTCCAGCGGAAGCAAACTTGATGGCGACATTCAGGTGTGTGAGAATGATGTCATCTGAAGATAATGTGGTGGAACAATGTGCATATCAAACTGCTGTTAATATTGGAGGTCATGTCTTCAAGGGTGTTCTTTATGATCAAGGGCCCTCTGATAATGATCAACAacatcatgatcatgatcatcatcCTGATCGAGATCGTGACCGTGACCGTGACCGTGATCCTGATCATCAACCCCGTAACCATGCAGCACCTGGATGTTACAATATTGCTGATCCTTGGTAA
- the LOC124931382 gene encoding purple acid phosphatase 2-like, with product MSQLGISSSSSSYLVPLFFLLLLLNEVAFSNGGTTSTFVRKVEKTVDMPLDSDVFRIPLGYNAPQQVHITQGDHEGKGVIVSWVTQSEPGSSLVLYWKENHKQVVHKAKGKLTTYKYLNYTSGFIHHCTILNLEFDTKYYYKIGIGLTTRTFWFTTPPQVGPDVPYTFGLIGDLGQSFDSNMTITHYEHNPTKGQTVLFVGDLSYADNYPNHDNVRWDTWGRFTERTVAYQPWIWTAGNHELDFEPTIGETRPFKPFSHRYKTPYRASGSTQPFWYSIKRASAYIIVLSSYSAYGKYTPQYKWLEAELPKVNRSETPWLIVLMHSPWYNSYNYHYMEGESMRVMYEPWFVKYKVDVVFAGHVHAYERSERISNVAYNVVNGICTPVKDMSAPVYITIGDGGNLEGLATNMSEPQPKYSAFREASFGHAMFDIKNRTHAYYGWHRNQDGYAVEADTLWFFNRFWHPVDDSTSEDH from the exons ATGAGCCAATTgggtatttcttcttcttcttcgtcctATCTTGTTCCtctgttttttcttcttctgcTGCTGAATGAAGTTGCTTTCTCCAATGGCGGAACCACAAGCACCTTCGTTAGAAAGGTAGAGAAGACGGTGGATATGCCTCTTGACAGTGACGTCTTTCGCATTCCTCTTGGTTATAACGCCCCTCAACAG GTACATATAACCCAAGGAGATCACGAGGGGAAAGGGGTTATCGTCTCATGGGTAACCCAATCTGAACCCGGTTCAAGTCTAGTTCTTTACTGGAAAGAAAACCACAAACAAGTTGTTCATAAAGCCAAAGGCAAACTTACAACTTACAAATACTTAAATTACACTTCTGGGTTCATTCATCACTGCACCATTTTGAACTTAGAG TTTGATACAAAATACTACTACAAAATTGGAATTGGACTCACAACAAGAACATTCTGGTTCACAACTCCACCTCAAGTCGGTCCTGACGTTCCTTACACGTTTGGTCTAATTGGGGATCTTGGTCAGAGCTTCGATTCAAACATGACAATAACTCATTACGAACATAACCCAACAAAAGGACAGACCGTTCTATTTGTTGGAGATTTAAGTTACGCTGATAATTATCCAAATCATGATAACGTTAGATGGGATACTTGGGGAAGATTTACTGAAAGAACAGTTGCATATCAACCATGGATTTGGACTGCTGGAAATCACGAACTTGATTTCGAACCCACCAtt GGTGAAACAAGGCCTTTTAAGCCATTTAGTCATCGTTATAAGACTCCATACAGAGCATCAGGAAGCACACAACCATTTTGGTACTCTATAAAGAGAGCTTCTGCTTACATAATTGTATTGTCATCTTATTCTGCATATGGTAAATATACTCCTCAATATAAATGGTTGGAGGCGGAGCTACCAAAAGTTAACCGGAGTGAAACCCCCTGGTTAATTGTTCTTATGCATTCTCCATGGTACAATAGTTACAATTACCATTACATGGAGGGTGAATCCATGAGAGTCATGTACGAGCCTTGGTTTGTTAAGTATAAAGTTGATGTCGTTTTCGCAGGACACGTTCATGCCTACGAGCGATCG GAACGGATTTCGAACGTGGCTTATAATGTAGTTAATGGGATTTGTACTCCGGTGAAAGATATGTCTGCTCCGGTTTATATCACAATTGGGGATGGTGGAAACCTCGAAGGATTGGCTACAAa CATGAGTGAGCCGCAACCGAAGTACTCTGCTTTTCGGGAGGCTAGTTTTGGGCATGCGATGTTTGACATCAAAAATAGGACCCATGCTTACTACGGTTGGCATAGGAATCAAGACGGTTATGCAGTTGAAGCCGACACATTGTGGTTTTTCAACCGGTTTTGGCATCCGGTTGATGACTCTACAAGCGAGGATCATTGA
- the LOC124932793 gene encoding glutathione S-transferase-like — protein sequence MAGLEVVSGRKLLYGSLDSKETMRVFATFFEHEIDFEFINVNIKPEDHRDFLSQIPFGELPVYKEEEGDLIVFGSRAIMRYLSHMYMTTGKEFIYVSPRMQVIVSSWIESEDHWFDPLASKLIEKSKNGLAQTEEEAEAAVAETEKELAKILDVYEDQLKVNDYLAGDKFTTADLTHLPNLYYLMKMKTKRLFEERPRVAAWCAVIMPRPAWAKVVAMVET from the exons ATGGCCGGCTTAGAAGTTGTGAGTGGTCGGAAGCTGTTGTATGGATCACTTGATTCGAAGGAAACAATGCGAGTGTTTGCTACTTTCTTCGAACATGAAATTGATTTCGAGTTCATCAACGTTAACATCAAACCTGAGGACCATCGTgattttctttctcaaatt CCATTTGGAGAACTTCCTGTTTACAAAGAAGAAGAGGGTGATCTGATTGTATTCg gttcaAGAGCAATAATGAGGTACTTATCACATATGTACATGACAACGGGAAAAGAATTTATATATGTGTCACCAAGAATGCAAGTAATAGTTTCATCATGGATCGAATCCGAGGACCACTGGTTCGATCCATTAGCTTCTAAACTTATCGAGAAATCCAAGAATGGGTTGGCGCAGACGGAGGAAGAGGCGGAGGCGGCGGTTGCTGAAACCGAGAAAGAATTGGCAAAAATACTCGATGTGTACGAGGATCAACTTAAGGTAAATGATTACTTGGCCGGAGACAAGTTTACTACGGCAGATCTAACCCATCTACCAAATTTGTACTATTTGATGAAAATGAAGACCAAACGGTTGTTTGAAGAGAGGCCTCGGGTTGCAGCTTGGTGTGCCGTGATTATGCCTCGACCGGCTTGGGCTAAGGTGGTGGCTATGGTTGAGACTTGA
- the LOC124928766 gene encoding dehydrodolichyl diphosphate synthase 6-like, which translates to MADYGGMIRNWFVSLCYIMRSLIFRILSVGPIPNHIAFIMDGNRRYSKKHNLGQGDGHKAGFIALMSLLKYCYELGIKYVTIFAFSIDNFRRHPAEVQYVMDLMQDKMEILLKETTIVHDYGVRIHFVGDLKLLPTPVRLAAEKVMRATANNNRTVLFVCVAYTSLNQIIRAVEEACHEKIIKIDDCINYKDEEVIMEVDIEKYADMAVAPDPDILVRSSGETRLSNFLLWQTSNCMLYSPKALWPEMSLKHIVWAVLDYQRHYLFLEKQRKKKMKQL; encoded by the coding sequence ATGGCAGATTACGGTGGGATGATAAGAAATTGGTTTGTTAGTTTATGCTACATTATGAGAAGTTTGATTTTCCGAATACTATCCGTTGGTCCAATACCAAACCACATTGCTTTCATTATGGACGGTAACCGTAGATACTCAAAGAAACATAATCTCGGCCAAGGAGACGGTCACAAAGCCGGCTTTATTGCACTCATGTCTCTTTTGAAATATTGCTACGAATTAGGTATAAAGTACGTCACCATCTTCGCCTTCAGCATCGACAATTTCCGAAGGCATCCTGCCGAGGTTCAATACGTAATGGACCTCATGCAAGACAAGATGGAAATATTACTCAAAGAAACAACTATCGTTCATGATTACGGCGTTCGAATTCATTTCGTCGGAGACTTGAAACTCCTCCCAACTCCGGTTAGACTTGCGGCGGAGAAGGTCATGCGCGCCACCGCTAATAATAACAGGACCGTGTTGTTCGTCTGTGTGGcgtatacttctttgaatcagaTTATTCGTGCGGTTGAAGAAGCTTGTCATGAGAAGATTATAAAGATTGATGATTGTATTAATTATAAAGATGAGGAAGTTATAATGGAGGTGGATATTGAGAAGTATGCTGACATGGCGGTTGCGCCTGATCCTGATATATTGGTGAGAAGCTCCGGCGAGACTCGGCTGAGTAATTTTCTGTTATGGCAGACGAGCAATTGCATGTTGTATTCTCCCAAAGCGCTGTGGCCGGAGATGAGTTTGAAACATATTGTATGGGCTGTTTTAGATTATCAACGTCACTATCTGTTCTTGGAGAagcagaggaagaagaagatgaagcaACTTTGA